Within the Acidimicrobiia bacterium genome, the region GTCGCCGGCTCGTGCACGCACTCGCGCGCCGATGGGGCTCCGATACCGATCTCTACCGCACGACGACCTGGTTCGAGCTCCCCCGCCGCCGCGACTAGGAGCGTCGCCGGTGCGGTCCCGCGGTGTGCGAACATGTGTTCGTGTCCGATGGGGCGACGATCCTGCACGCCGACCTCGACTCGTTCTACGCGTCGGTCGAGCAACGTGACGATCCCCGCCTGAGGGGCCGGCCGGTCCTCGTCGGCTCTGGCGTCGTGCTCGCGGCGAGCTACGAGGCGAAGGCGTGCGGCGTGCGCACGCCGATGAACTGCCGCCAGGCACTCCGACTCTGCCCGCACGCGGTCGTGGTTGATCCGCGGATGTGGGTGTATGCCGACGCGAGCCGGGCAGTGTTCGATGTCTTCGAGCACACCACGCCGCTCGTCGAAGGGCTCTCGATCGACGAAGCGTTCCTCGACGTCGGAGGGCTGCGGCGTGTCTCCGGCACCCCTGTGGAGATCGCGCAACAGCTGCGGCGCGACGTGCTGGAGGAGGTCGGGCTGCCGATCACAGTGGGAGTCGCGCGCACGAAGTTCCTCGCGAAGGTCGCGAGCGGTGTTGCCAAGCCCGACGGTCTTCTCGTCGTCTCCCCCGACGCTGAGCTGGCGTTCCTCCACCCGCTTCCAGTCGAGCGACTCTGGGGGGTCGGGCCCATCACCGCACAGAAGCTACGAGACCGCGCCATCACGACGGTCGGCGAGGTTGCGCAGCTCTCCGAGGACGCCCTGGTCGCGTGGCTCGGCCGGGCGTCGGGTCGGCAAATGTACGCACTCGCGCACAACCGCGATCCCCGGCCCGTGCAGGTGGGTCGCCGCCGCAAGTCGATCGGAGCGCAACGCGCGCTCGGCCGATCATTCAAGGCCCCCGGCGCCGTCGACGCCGCGGTCGTCGAGCTCGTTGATCGGGTGACCCAGCGCATGCGGGCGGCCGACCGGGTGGGTCGCACCATCACCCTTCGCCTCCGATTCGACGACTTCACACGCGCCACGCGATCACACACGCTCGATCGGGCGACGGCCCACACGGTGACGATTCTCGAGGCCGTGCGGGGTCTGCTGGCGGCTGCTCAGCCGATGATCGACGAGCAAGGGCTGACGCTCGTGGGCATCGCGGTCGGCAATCTTGACGACGACGCCGTGCAGCTCCCGCTTCCGTTCGATCGTCAAAGTGGAAATGCATTCGACACGACGCTCGACGAGGTGCGCCATCGCTTCGGCGCGTCGGCCATCACGCGCGCGGTACAGCTCGGCCGGGAGCAGGGCATCTCGGTCCCGGTGCTGCCGGACGAAGCCTCCGGCCGGATTCGCGGCGTCGCACCTACGACGCGCCGAACACCTCCCGCACCTGGAAGTGTGCGCGGAGCCGATCCCCGATGAAGTTGATCGCGAAGATCGTGAGCAACAGCGCCGTGATCGGCACGAACGCCATGAGCGGCGTGTCGCGCAGGGTCGTGCCCGACGAGGCGGTCGAGATCAGCTTGCCCCAGGTGATCGTGTCGCCCCCCACGCTCAACCCGAGGTATGCGAGTCCGCCTTCAGCGACGATGGCCAACGCGGCGCCGAGCAGCGCGAGACCGGTCAGCGCCGTGATCACGTTCGGCAGGATCTCGCGCCAGAGGGTACGGGCTTCGGTTGCGCCGAGACCCTTGGCCGCGATCACGAACTCCCGGTTGGCGAACGCAATCGTGTTGGCACGTGCCAGCCGTCCGATCGGGGCGATCGCGAGGACACCGATGACAAGCAGCACCCACTGAAGCTCCTTGCCGAGGAAGGTCAACAGCAGGACGGCGAGCACGACGGCCGGGAACGCGAGCTCGACGTCATAGACGGCCGAGGCGATGCGATCGAACCACCCGCGGCGGTAGCCCGCGACGATACCGGTGAGGCCGCCGACGAGGAGGCCGAGCGTGATCGACGCGAAGCCGACGAGCAACGAGACGCGCGACCCCCAGATCGTTCGCGAGAGCAGATCCCGACCTGCGTCGTCCGTGCCGAGAAGGTTGTGCCCGGAGAACAGCCCTTGGCTCAGATCCCCGTTGAAGACCTCGTTTGGGTCGGCAAGCGGCAGGATCGGCGCCAACACCGCGAGCGCGACG harbors:
- the dinB gene encoding DNA polymerase IV, with translation MFVSDGATILHADLDSFYASVEQRDDPRLRGRPVLVGSGVVLAASYEAKACGVRTPMNCRQALRLCPHAVVVDPRMWVYADASRAVFDVFEHTTPLVEGLSIDEAFLDVGGLRRVSGTPVEIAQQLRRDVLEEVGLPITVGVARTKFLAKVASGVAKPDGLLVVSPDAELAFLHPLPVERLWGVGPITAQKLRDRAITTVGEVAQLSEDALVAWLGRASGRQMYALAHNRDPRPVQVGRRRKSIGAQRALGRSFKAPGAVDAAVVELVDRVTQRMRAADRVGRTITLRLRFDDFTRATRSHTLDRATAHTVTILEAVRGLLAAAQPMIDEQGLTLVGIAVGNLDDDAVQLPLPFDRQSGNAFDTTLDEVRHRFGASAITRAVQLGREQGISVPVLPDEASGRIRGVAPTTRRTPPAPGSVRGADPR
- a CDS encoding ABC transporter permease, which translates into the protein MARAPADRAARRRLGVPFWIAVGWVVLIVALAVLAPILPLADPNEVFNGDLSQGLFSGHNLLGTDDAGRDLLSRTIWGSRVSLLVGFASITLGLLVGGLTGIVAGYRRGWFDRIASAVYDVELAFPAVVLAVLLLTFLGKELQWVLLVIGVLAIAPIGRLARANTIAFANREFVIAAKGLGATEARTLWREILPNVITALTGLALLGAALAIVAEGGLAYLGLSVGGDTITWGKLISTASSGTTLRDTPLMAFVPITALLLTIFAINFIGDRLRAHFQVREVFGAS